One window of Mangrovibacterium diazotrophicum genomic DNA carries:
- a CDS encoding Kelch repeat-containing protein: protein MHTRSVRFIKIGLVLSIILPLVSCSGDDDDDLVGNWVKLSDFNGVPRTSATGVAVGTLGYMGTGLDSNDDRLTDFWTYDADRDQWSQIADFPGAARTNAVSFAADDKLYVGTGFDGTVKVRLKDFYEYDPSSNAWTQIADLQSDNVNSPDVVGREGAVAFTLNDVGYVGCGTDGDGNILKDFYAYDPSTQAWAEKTAIGGSKRTDAVAFVISDEAYVATGINNGTYVSDFWKYNATDDSWTKLRSITDATDDDFDDDYDDIVRNNGVAFTSGGKGYVATGGKNSSGAVVWEYNPSTDLWVEKTGFEGSSRYNAVAFTINDMGYVTTGQNSSYYFDDIWRFDPNAEQDDDDNGN from the coding sequence GTGCATACACGTTCGGTTCGGTTTATAAAAATCGGGCTTGTACTCTCAATTATATTACCATTAGTTTCGTGTAGTGGTGATGATGATGACGATTTAGTTGGAAACTGGGTTAAGCTTTCGGACTTCAACGGAGTACCTAGAACCAGTGCTACCGGAGTTGCTGTTGGAACCTTGGGCTACATGGGAACTGGATTGGATTCAAACGATGATCGTTTAACAGACTTCTGGACATATGACGCCGACAGAGATCAGTGGTCGCAAATTGCTGACTTCCCTGGAGCTGCCAGAACAAATGCCGTTTCATTTGCTGCAGATGATAAATTATACGTTGGTACAGGTTTCGACGGAACTGTAAAAGTTCGTTTGAAAGACTTCTACGAATATGATCCAAGTTCAAATGCTTGGACTCAGATTGCAGACTTGCAGAGCGACAACGTAAACAGTCCTGATGTTGTAGGGCGTGAAGGAGCAGTTGCTTTCACTTTGAACGATGTTGGTTACGTTGGTTGTGGTACTGATGGTGACGGTAACATTTTGAAAGATTTCTATGCTTACGATCCTTCAACTCAAGCTTGGGCTGAAAAGACTGCGATTGGTGGTTCTAAACGTACAGATGCTGTTGCTTTTGTGATCAGTGACGAAGCATATGTAGCTACCGGTATTAACAACGGTACTTATGTAAGTGACTTCTGGAAATACAACGCAACTGATGATTCTTGGACAAAATTAAGATCAATCACTGATGCGACTGATGATGATTTCGATGACGATTATGATGATATCGTTAGAAACAACGGTGTAGCATTTACAAGCGGTGGTAAAGGATACGTTGCAACCGGTGGTAAAAACTCTTCAGGTGCTGTCGTTTGGGAATATAACCCATCAACAGACTTGTGGGTTGAGAAAACAGGTTTCGAAGGTTCATCTCGTTACAATGCAGTAGCATTCACAATCAACGATATGGGATATGTGACTACAGGTCAAAACAGTAGTTACTACTTCGATGATATCTGGCGATTTGATCCGAACGCTGAACAAGACGATGACGACAACGGAAATTAA
- a CDS encoding LytR/AlgR family response regulator transcription factor: protein MKCIIIDDEPLAQQILEDYISHIPFLKLEKKCSSVFEALEILQKTSIDLIFLDIHLPNVSGVEFISSLDTKPMFIFTTAYSEYALEAFELNAVDYLLKPIPFKRFLRSANKAYQLFASNRKVKREEISENSDAEQDFIMVKSDYKSVKIQLNQVLYIEGLKDYVKIYIQNEDKPIITLNSLKKMADSLPSSHFLRVHKSFIVNTNKIKSVTKNRIIIHDRWIPVGDNYKSDFQSSVINRFTL, encoded by the coding sequence ATGAAGTGTATCATAATCGACGACGAACCGTTGGCACAACAAATATTGGAAGATTACATCTCGCATATCCCGTTTTTGAAACTGGAAAAAAAATGCAGCTCGGTTTTCGAAGCGTTAGAGATCCTTCAGAAAACAAGTATTGATCTGATTTTTTTGGATATTCATTTGCCCAACGTGTCAGGAGTCGAATTTATCAGCAGCCTCGACACAAAGCCGATGTTTATATTCACAACTGCTTATTCAGAATACGCCCTGGAAGCGTTCGAATTGAATGCGGTTGATTATCTTCTTAAGCCAATACCATTTAAACGCTTTCTGAGGTCTGCAAATAAGGCCTATCAGCTGTTTGCGTCCAACCGGAAAGTTAAGCGGGAAGAGATCAGCGAGAATTCGGATGCTGAACAGGATTTCATCATGGTGAAATCGGACTACAAATCTGTCAAAATTCAGCTCAATCAGGTACTTTATATTGAAGGATTGAAGGACTACGTGAAGATTTATATTCAGAATGAAGACAAGCCGATTATTACGCTTAATTCCCTGAAAAAAATGGCCGACAGTTTACCGTCAAGCCATTTTTTAAGAGTTCATAAATCTTTTATTGTGAATACCAACAAGATTAAGTCAGTTACGAAAAACCGGATTATTATCCACGATCGCTGGATCCCGGTAGGCGATAACTACAAAAGCGATTTCCAAAGCTCGGTTATCAACCGTTTTACACTTTAA
- a CDS encoding DUF4270 family protein — protein sequence MIKNRLLVFVWAVLLASCSTDVGNFQIGEDLVDKQSTILMTDSFSVKFSTVVMDSIATSDPTVALVGKYENDQIGTTELKHYFNFDRSSDISSILDNTGTKIEILDSLTLKLKYTGFNIGDTTQTFTIELHRLAKELELQDVGSTTDYLFNISSFPYDETPLATYSFTPYPNIDDSVEFRIDDTFAETLFEQFVNSADSVSSNEYFNSYLRGFVLVAPEANAVLGFDTDEGIQMVMYTHIVAADVTENEYDFDLTTENTNFNQSIADRTGSLFENLVERTTAVSSTDADGLAYTQGSTGVACRLDFPTINEVFTLEDHILIKAELILIPAAENNYRDLPSSLIFYTSNKTNKLGDNLTVTSSSGTETAVTATLVSNYLTGTFYYVADLSTYFLTELSDYYYDTNIGLLVMFPSTDWYNKSQLLLFSDSKVSQLSPKLNLYFLKNE from the coding sequence ATGATTAAAAATCGTCTTTTGGTATTCGTTTGGGCCGTTCTACTAGCTTCATGCAGTACCGATGTTGGAAATTTTCAGATTGGTGAAGACCTTGTCGACAAGCAATCTACTATTTTAATGACCGACAGTTTCTCTGTAAAATTTTCCACAGTGGTCATGGACTCCATTGCAACCTCGGACCCTACGGTAGCTTTGGTCGGAAAATACGAAAACGATCAGATAGGAACAACAGAATTGAAGCACTATTTCAATTTTGACAGATCTAGTGATATTTCCTCTATATTAGATAATACCGGTACTAAAATTGAGATTCTCGATTCTTTAACCTTAAAGTTGAAATACACAGGATTTAATATCGGTGACACAACACAAACATTTACCATCGAATTGCACCGTCTTGCAAAAGAACTGGAACTTCAGGATGTGGGTTCTACAACCGACTACCTTTTCAATATTAGTTCATTTCCTTACGACGAGACTCCTTTAGCAACCTACAGCTTCACTCCGTACCCGAACATTGATGACAGTGTCGAGTTTAGGATTGACGACACCTTCGCGGAAACGCTATTCGAGCAATTCGTCAATTCGGCAGACTCGGTATCGTCGAATGAATATTTTAACTCTTATTTAAGAGGTTTTGTTTTGGTTGCTCCCGAAGCCAATGCTGTGCTAGGTTTCGACACCGATGAAGGTATTCAAATGGTTATGTATACCCACATTGTAGCGGCAGACGTTACTGAAAACGAATATGACTTTGATCTGACGACTGAAAATACAAACTTCAACCAGTCAATCGCCGACCGAACCGGGTCTTTATTTGAGAATCTGGTAGAACGAACCACCGCAGTGTCGTCGACTGACGCCGATGGTCTGGCATACACGCAAGGGAGTACCGGGGTTGCTTGCCGACTCGATTTCCCAACCATAAACGAAGTATTTACATTAGAAGATCACATTTTAATAAAAGCGGAGTTGATACTTATCCCGGCTGCGGAGAATAATTACCGTGATCTACCTTCTTCGTTGATCTTCTACACATCCAACAAGACCAACAAGCTTGGAGACAACCTGACTGTCACATCGTCGTCGGGTACAGAAACAGCGGTGACTGCGACTTTGGTTTCCAATTACCTTACCGGAACGTTCTACTACGTAGCCGACCTGTCAACCTATTTCTTAACAGAATTATCAGATTATTATTACGATACAAATATCGGTTTGTTGGTGATGTTCCCGAGTACCGATTGGTACAACAAATCACAACTGTTGCTTTTCAGTGACAGCAAAGTCAGCCAATTATCTCCGAAGTTGAACCTTTATTTTCTAAAAAATGAGTAA
- the secA gene encoding preprotein translocase subunit SecA: MAFISKILGAFLGNKSDRDIKEVTPILENIRNEYARITQLSNDELRAESEKLKQIIKDRIKPEEDSIASLKAKAEEADIQESEQIYQEVDKLEEQIDVKIEEVLSEILPAAFALVKETAKRFTDNEKIIVKASDFDRNLAAFKDNVQIDGEEATWFNSWMAGGNEITWQMIHYDVQLIGGIVLHSGKIAEMATGEGKTLVATLPVFLNALAGRGVHVVTVNDYLAKRDSEWMGPIFEFHGLSVDCIDKHQPNSDARRKAYNADITYGTNNEFGFDYLRDNMAINPRDLVQRKHHYAIVDEVDSVLIDDARTPLIISGPVPKGDNQKFEELMPRVERLVSAQRNYTMQCLTDAKRLLGKADATKDEKEEGAMQLLRAHKGMPKTKALIKFLSEEGVKATMQKTENYYMQDNSKNMHIVTDPLFFVIDEKLNSVELTDKGIDLISSDVDDPEFFILPDVGSSVAEIENSTELSAQDKIEQKDVLLQNYAVKSERVHTINQLLKAYAMFEKDVEYVVIDNKVKIVDEQTGRIMEGRRYSDGLHQAIEAKERVKVEAATQTFATVTLQNYFRMYHKLSGMTGTAETEAGEFWDIYKLDVVVIPTNRPIVRNDWNDKVYKTKREKYNAVIQEIVELNEAGRPVLVGTTSVEISELLSRMLKIRGIKHNVLNAKLHAREADIVADAGKKGMVTIATNMAGRGTDIKLSPEVKQAGGLAIIGTERHDSRRVDRQLRGRSGRQGDPGSSQFFVSLEDDLMRLFNSDRITGIMDRLGLEEGEVIQHSMITKSIERAQKKVEENNFGIRKRLLEYDDVMNSQREVIYKKRRHALYGERLEVDLLNMMYDSLEALVNEYYGGDFEDFNLELMRLMSIESPVSEEKFKQMKPEDIIESIYSAMINSYTRKVETISKQAFPVIKDVYENKSHMYQNIVVPISDGKRIFQIVTNLEKAYNNKGKELVKSYQKQIVLATIDESWKEQLREMDDLKQSVQNAAYEQKDPLLIYKFESFNLFKQMIQKVNKDIVSTLMKGHIPISDPNQVREAEVARRTDMSKYSTQKSEVPELGSGRSQEQREPQKAQPVRVEKKVGRNDPCPCGSGKKYKSCHGKGLVE; the protein is encoded by the coding sequence ATGGCTTTTATTAGTAAAATCCTGGGAGCATTTCTGGGGAACAAATCAGACCGGGATATTAAAGAGGTCACGCCAATTCTTGAAAACATCAGGAATGAATACGCCCGGATCACTCAACTATCCAACGACGAACTCAGAGCAGAATCTGAAAAATTAAAGCAAATCATAAAAGACCGGATTAAACCGGAAGAAGACTCTATTGCTTCCTTAAAAGCCAAAGCTGAAGAAGCTGATATTCAGGAAAGCGAACAAATCTATCAAGAGGTTGATAAGCTGGAAGAGCAAATCGACGTTAAGATCGAAGAGGTGCTGAGTGAGATCCTTCCGGCGGCATTCGCACTGGTGAAAGAAACAGCCAAACGATTTACCGATAACGAAAAAATAATTGTCAAAGCCAGCGATTTCGACCGCAATTTGGCTGCTTTCAAAGACAACGTACAGATTGACGGTGAAGAAGCTACCTGGTTCAACTCATGGATGGCCGGAGGTAACGAAATTACCTGGCAAATGATCCACTACGATGTGCAGTTGATTGGTGGTATCGTTCTGCACTCGGGTAAAATTGCCGAGATGGCAACCGGTGAAGGTAAAACGTTGGTAGCAACATTGCCTGTATTCCTAAATGCATTGGCTGGACGTGGTGTTCACGTTGTTACCGTGAACGATTACCTGGCCAAACGTGACTCGGAATGGATGGGGCCGATTTTCGAGTTCCACGGTTTGAGTGTCGACTGTATCGACAAACACCAACCGAACTCTGATGCCCGCCGCAAAGCATACAACGCCGACATTACTTATGGTACGAACAACGAATTTGGTTTCGACTACCTGCGTGACAATATGGCGATCAATCCGCGCGACCTGGTACAACGCAAACACCATTATGCGATTGTCGATGAGGTTGACTCGGTTTTAATTGACGATGCGCGTACGCCGTTGATTATTTCCGGACCAGTTCCAAAAGGTGACAATCAGAAATTCGAGGAATTGATGCCGCGAGTTGAACGCTTGGTTTCTGCACAACGGAACTACACCATGCAATGCTTGACCGACGCGAAACGTCTGTTGGGTAAAGCTGATGCCACGAAAGACGAAAAAGAAGAAGGCGCAATGCAATTGCTTCGTGCTCACAAAGGGATGCCAAAGACAAAAGCGTTGATCAAATTTTTGAGCGAAGAGGGCGTCAAAGCTACGATGCAGAAGACAGAGAATTACTATATGCAGGACAACAGCAAGAACATGCATATTGTAACCGATCCGCTTTTCTTCGTTATTGATGAGAAATTGAATTCAGTTGAGTTGACAGATAAAGGGATCGATTTGATCTCGTCGGATGTTGATGATCCTGAATTTTTCATCCTGCCGGACGTTGGTTCTTCAGTTGCTGAAATCGAAAACAGCACCGAGCTAAGTGCCCAGGATAAAATTGAGCAGAAAGATGTTCTGCTTCAAAATTATGCGGTAAAATCGGAACGTGTTCACACCATCAACCAGTTGTTGAAAGCTTATGCCATGTTTGAAAAAGACGTGGAATATGTGGTAATCGACAACAAAGTGAAGATTGTTGATGAACAAACCGGCCGTATCATGGAAGGCCGTCGTTATTCTGATGGTCTGCACCAGGCAATTGAAGCGAAGGAACGCGTAAAAGTTGAAGCGGCTACGCAAACTTTTGCAACTGTGACCCTGCAGAACTATTTCCGGATGTACCACAAACTGTCCGGTATGACTGGTACTGCAGAGACGGAAGCAGGTGAATTCTGGGACATCTACAAATTGGATGTAGTGGTTATCCCGACTAACCGTCCGATTGTTCGTAACGACTGGAACGACAAGGTTTATAAAACCAAACGTGAAAAATATAATGCCGTAATTCAGGAGATTGTTGAACTGAACGAAGCCGGTCGCCCGGTCTTGGTTGGTACAACTTCGGTAGAAATCTCTGAATTATTGAGCCGTATGTTGAAGATTCGCGGTATTAAACACAACGTGTTAAACGCGAAACTCCACGCTCGCGAGGCTGACATCGTAGCCGATGCGGGTAAAAAAGGAATGGTGACCATCGCAACAAACATGGCCGGTCGTGGTACCGACATTAAGTTGAGTCCGGAAGTGAAACAAGCCGGTGGTTTGGCCATCATTGGTACCGAGCGTCACGACTCTCGACGGGTTGACCGCCAGCTGCGTGGTCGTTCCGGACGTCAGGGTGACCCGGGCTCTTCGCAGTTCTTCGTGTCTTTGGAAGACGATTTGATGCGCCTGTTCAACTCTGATCGTATTACCGGAATTATGGACCGATTGGGTCTGGAGGAAGGCGAAGTTATTCAGCACTCCATGATCACCAAATCGATTGAACGTGCACAGAAAAAAGTTGAAGAAAATAACTTCGGTATTCGTAAACGTTTGCTGGAATACGATGATGTGATGAACTCGCAACGTGAGGTAATCTACAAAAAACGTCGTCACGCACTTTATGGCGAACGTTTGGAAGTGGACTTGCTGAACATGATGTACGACTCGCTGGAAGCACTTGTGAACGAGTATTACGGTGGCGATTTCGAAGATTTCAACCTGGAACTGATGCGACTGATGTCGATTGAATCTCCGGTAAGCGAAGAGAAATTCAAACAAATGAAACCGGAAGACATTATCGAGAGCATCTATTCTGCGATGATCAATTCGTACACCAGAAAGGTTGAAACAATTTCGAAACAAGCCTTTCCGGTTATCAAAGATGTTTACGAGAACAAGTCGCACATGTACCAAAATATTGTTGTTCCTATTTCCGATGGTAAACGTATCTTCCAGATTGTTACCAACTTGGAAAAAGCATACAACAACAAAGGTAAAGAGCTTGTTAAGTCGTACCAAAAGCAGATTGTGCTGGCTACCATCGACGAAAGCTGGAAAGAACAGCTGCGTGAAATGGACGATTTGAAACAGTCGGTGCAAAACGCGGCTTACGAACAAAAAGATCCGTTGTTGATCTACAAGTTTGAATCATTCAACCTGTTCAAGCAAATGATTCAAAAGGTGAATAAAGACATTGTTTCCACGTTGATGAAGGGACATATCCCGATTTCGGACCCGAACCAGGTTCGCGAAGCAGAAGTTGCCCGTAGAACTGATATGAGTAAATATTCAACTCAAAAATCGGAAGTTCCGGAATTAGGGTCAGGCAGAAGCCAGGAACAACGCGAACCGCAAAAAGCTCAGCCAGTTAGGGTAGAGAAGAAGGTCGGTCGTAACGATCCGTGTCCTTGCGGAAGTGGTAAAAAATATAAAAGTTGTCACGGTAAAGGACTTGTAGAATAA
- a CDS encoding porin family protein, translating to MKKLFLLGVLLGVINTSFAGSPINLGLKAGYSSSMLTTDLDQFNDGSVSNFLVGAFLRVNLKKWYLQPEGYFTSKGGNLNDVTTESFDLNTVDVPLLLGYKLIDVAKVNVRLNAGPVFSFITKKDGDTSGSEFDYNNVKDNYVGIQYGAGVDFLFLTLDARMENSLGDVHTGGGDEKIKLFMVTLGIKFL from the coding sequence ATGAAAAAGCTATTCTTACTTGGTGTACTTCTTGGAGTTATCAATACTTCCTTTGCCGGATCGCCGATTAATTTAGGACTGAAGGCAGGTTATTCGTCTTCCATGTTAACAACAGATTTGGATCAGTTTAACGATGGTTCTGTCAGTAACTTTTTGGTTGGGGCCTTTTTGCGGGTCAATTTGAAGAAATGGTATCTTCAACCTGAAGGCTATTTCACCTCGAAAGGAGGAAATCTGAACGATGTAACGACAGAATCGTTTGATTTGAACACTGTAGATGTGCCGTTGTTGCTCGGTTACAAGTTGATTGATGTGGCCAAGGTCAATGTTCGGTTAAATGCAGGGCCGGTTTTCTCGTTTATTACAAAGAAAGACGGCGATACCAGCGGCTCTGAATTCGATTACAATAATGTGAAAGACAACTATGTCGGCATTCAGTACGGTGCAGGAGTTGATTTCTTGTTTTTGACGCTTGATGCTCGCATGGAAAACAGTTTGGGCGATGTTCACACCGGCGGTGGCGACGAGAAAATAAAACTTTTTATGGTGACTTTAGGTATAAAGTTTCTTTAA
- a CDS encoding thioredoxin family protein codes for MSFTLEIGKQAIPFNLPATDGKNYQLEDFRDSPYLVIFFTCNHCPYVIGSDEVTRETVLKFKDKGVRFVAINSNSKNTYADDDFPHMVKRMEEFNFPWTYLYDESQDIALAYGALRTPHFYVFDSDRKLVYTGRAVDSPRDTSKMTVNDLERTLEELTSGKEISVPVTNPIGCNVKWDGKDRHWMPADACDLVWNQ; via the coding sequence ATGAGTTTTACATTAGAAATCGGGAAACAGGCCATCCCTTTTAATTTGCCTGCAACAGACGGAAAAAATTACCAATTGGAAGATTTCCGGGATAGTCCCTATTTAGTTATTTTCTTCACTTGTAACCATTGTCCGTATGTAATTGGAAGCGACGAGGTAACTCGAGAAACAGTTCTGAAATTCAAAGATAAAGGAGTGCGTTTTGTCGCCATCAACTCGAATAGTAAGAATACCTATGCCGACGATGATTTTCCACACATGGTAAAACGGATGGAAGAGTTTAACTTCCCCTGGACCTATTTGTATGATGAGAGTCAGGATATTGCGTTGGCGTACGGAGCTTTACGCACACCCCATTTTTATGTTTTCGATTCGGATCGGAAGTTGGTTTACACCGGGCGGGCTGTAGACAGCCCTAGAGATACGTCGAAGATGACTGTGAATGACCTGGAACGTACCTTAGAGGAATTGACCAGTGGAAAAGAAATATCGGTTCCGGTAACTAACCCAATTGGCTGCAATGTGAAGTGGGATGGGAAAGACAGGCACTGGATGCCTGCAGATGCTTGTGATCTGGTTTGGAATCAATAG
- a CDS encoding D-2-hydroxyacid dehydrogenase, with amino-acid sequence MKIVVLDGYTLNPGDLSWDAIEKLGDLQVYERTSNVELLERAKGATALFTNKVILSREVINKLPELRYIGVMATGYNVVDLEAANSAAITVTNIPAYSADSVAQLVFSFILNISNQLALHAASVREGAWTKSVDFSFTLSPQMELAGKTIGIVGFGKIGKKVAEIASAFGMKVIFQNRSLKKDVPDAYRQVELEELIRTADFISLNCPLMEENREFMNRDKFNQMKKGAVLINTGRGPLINEQDLADALNSEKLAAAGLDVLSTEPPLKSNPLLTAKNCYITPHIAWSTVEARKRLMEILAANFEAYQANNPQNVVNSPN; translated from the coding sequence ATGAAAATTGTTGTTTTAGACGGTTACACACTCAATCCCGGAGATCTCAGTTGGGATGCAATTGAAAAGCTTGGGGATTTGCAGGTTTACGAAAGAACGAGTAACGTGGAATTGTTGGAACGAGCGAAAGGAGCTACGGCTTTATTTACTAATAAAGTTATTCTGAGTAGGGAAGTCATCAACAAATTGCCCGAATTGAGATACATTGGAGTTATGGCGACCGGGTATAACGTTGTGGATTTAGAAGCTGCGAATAGCGCAGCGATCACGGTAACCAATATTCCTGCCTACAGCGCAGATTCAGTTGCGCAACTTGTGTTTTCTTTCATTCTGAATATTTCCAATCAATTGGCTTTGCATGCCGCTAGTGTAAGAGAGGGCGCGTGGACCAAAAGTGTTGACTTCTCATTTACGTTGAGCCCGCAGATGGAATTAGCCGGAAAAACCATCGGCATTGTTGGATTTGGAAAGATTGGGAAGAAAGTTGCTGAAATTGCCAGTGCTTTTGGAATGAAGGTGATTTTTCAGAATCGCTCGCTCAAAAAAGACGTGCCGGATGCTTATCGCCAGGTAGAATTGGAAGAGTTGATTCGGACTGCGGATTTTATTAGTTTGAATTGCCCGTTGATGGAAGAGAACCGGGAATTTATGAATCGGGACAAATTTAACCAAATGAAAAAGGGTGCCGTGCTAATCAATACGGGCAGAGGACCATTGATTAACGAACAGGATTTGGCAGACGCACTGAATAGCGAAAAGTTGGCAGCAGCTGGTCTGGATGTTCTCTCGACAGAACCACCTTTAAAAAGTAATCCGTTATTGACAGCTAAGAACTGCTATATAACGCCGCATATAGCATGGTCAACAGTTGAAGCCCGCAAGAGATTGATGGAAATTCTTGCAGCTAATTTTGAGGCTTATCAGGCGAATAATCCTCAAAATGTAGTTAATAGTCCAAATTAG
- a CDS encoding DUF4907 domain-containing protein — protein MTTTEIKRYLKILLIFSGVFFCSCQPKIKVGVQSTQQADGGWGYQILKDTSVYINQPYIPAVSGHQTFKSEEDAMKAGRLVLKKIVKRQNPAITIHELDSLDIQYTK, from the coding sequence ATGACGACAACGGAAATTAAAAGATACCTCAAAATACTCCTGATTTTTTCAGGAGTATTTTTTTGCTCATGCCAGCCGAAAATAAAGGTTGGAGTTCAGAGCACACAGCAGGCAGATGGTGGATGGGGATACCAGATTTTGAAAGACACTTCCGTCTACATCAATCAACCTTATATCCCGGCTGTATCCGGACATCAAACCTTCAAAAGTGAAGAGGATGCCATGAAAGCGGGGAGGTTGGTTCTGAAGAAAATAGTGAAAAGGCAAAATCCCGCCATAACGATACACGAACTTGACAGTTTAGATATTCAATACACGAAATAA
- a CDS encoding pyridoxal phosphate-dependent aminotransferase has translation MTASRVKEIKPFIVMEVLEKAHAMEQEGKHIIHLEVGEPDFDIPQCVNEAICQALTEGRTHYTHSLGDPELRKAIARQYLDEYGVVVDPDQIVVTSGSSPAILMALSVLCEAGDEVLISDPAYACYDNFIHYIGATTVRIPVSPQDGFQFHAEDVIQKIGPKTRAIIINSPMNPTGNLLTEESLRMMASLDVPIISDEIYHGLVYQQKAHTILEYTDQAFVLNGFSKRYAMTGLRLGYLIAPQKYIRVLQKMQQNLFICASSTAQRGGIAALELGTEAVSKMLTVYDERRKYMISRLKELGFSIPVEPTGAFYVFVDASHLSGDSYQLAFDILEKAHVGVTPGIDFGPGGEGYLRFSYANSLENIKEGLDRLEKYIQNR, from the coding sequence ATGACAGCCTCCAGAGTTAAAGAAATTAAACCGTTTATCGTGATGGAAGTGCTTGAAAAAGCACATGCCATGGAACAAGAAGGCAAGCACATCATCCATTTGGAAGTGGGCGAGCCTGATTTCGATATTCCGCAATGCGTGAATGAGGCTATTTGTCAAGCGTTGACAGAAGGACGAACACATTATACGCATAGTTTGGGCGATCCGGAGTTGCGAAAAGCCATTGCGCGGCAATATTTGGATGAATACGGTGTCGTGGTCGATCCTGACCAAATCGTTGTCACATCGGGCTCTTCGCCGGCAATATTGATGGCTTTGTCGGTGCTTTGTGAAGCTGGCGACGAAGTGTTGATTTCGGATCCCGCTTACGCTTGCTACGACAATTTCATACATTACATAGGCGCTACAACAGTCCGGATACCGGTTTCACCACAGGATGGATTCCAGTTTCATGCCGAGGATGTCATCCAAAAAATTGGTCCGAAAACGCGCGCAATTATCATCAACAGTCCTATGAATCCCACGGGGAATTTGTTGACAGAAGAGTCTCTCCGGATGATGGCCTCTCTGGACGTTCCGATTATTTCGGATGAGATTTACCACGGTTTGGTTTATCAGCAAAAAGCACATACCATACTCGAATACACCGATCAGGCATTCGTACTTAATGGTTTTTCGAAGCGGTATGCCATGACCGGTCTGCGTCTGGGCTACCTGATTGCGCCCCAAAAGTATATTCGGGTATTGCAAAAGATGCAGCAAAACCTGTTCATTTGTGCAAGCTCCACGGCTCAGCGGGGCGGAATTGCAGCCCTGGAGCTGGGAACAGAAGCTGTTTCAAAAATGCTTACCGTTTACGACGAGCGTAGAAAATACATGATCAGTCGCCTGAAAGAGCTCGGATTTAGTATACCCGTAGAGCCAACAGGGGCATTTTATGTATTTGTTGACGCTTCACATCTTTCAGGAGATTCCTATCAATTAGCTTTCGATATTCTTGAAAAAGCACATGTTGGCGTAACGCCGGGTATTGATTTTGGCCCGGGAGGTGAGGGATACCTGCGTTTTTCCTATGCCAATTCATTGGAAAACATTAAAGAGGGGCTCGATCGTTTGGAAAAGTATATTCAGAATCGATAA